Part of the Calliopsis andreniformis isolate RMS-2024a chromosome 12, iyCalAndr_principal, whole genome shotgun sequence genome, GATACTTAATACTAGACGCACGTTACATGAATGTTATCTTAAGTTTAGAGATCGGAATATAAAAAAAAGCGCTCCCAGAGGCTTTTATGTATTAGGAGGCGACCTCTTCCGTCGCACCCTCGAATTCGAGCTTCACTTGACACTCTTCTGGTAGTCCCTCAACGTCTACTTCCGATTCGGGAGCGTTTAGCATGTTCAGCGTTACTTCCGCCGATTTTCCCATTAGTCCTTGGTTTCCAGCTTGCTGTTTCACCTGTTGCTGTTGCACGACCGCCGACTGCTGCGACGACTGCTGTTGCGAGAGCATCTGCTGCCTGATCGGCACCCCCGCCTCCTCGAACGACTTCTTCTTCAGCGTCGTGCGAATCTGAGAGCTGGAAGATCGAATTCGAACCGGTTAACTTAGGACCGAGACTGACGCAGAGAAATTGAGGAACAACCGTGGGCTCGATTTAGCCTTGTCAACTTACACCGTTCGTCCCTTGATGTGCTCACTTATTTTGTTCAGGTCTTCGCTGAAAGTCTTTACCGAGTGACGGAGCATCTCAATTTCCTCGTCAGTCCATTTACTACAGATTAAGCGACACGGAGGATTATATAAAAATTTAGCTTGCATCTTGTTCTTTGTTTTCTTCTTTTACGATAAAGTAAGGAGGAGACAAGCTTCGATTATTAATTACGCCGAAACGTAAAAAATTATCTGCATGCTGTGAGGATTACACGGAGTATTGAACCGATATGAAAGTACATGATATTTGTCTTATCTACTTGTGAATTAAATTTAATGCTTTTTAATTGCTAACGAATTGCacatgtatttaaaaaaaatacaacttaaaaatCGCGTTTTTTAATGACCATAAGACAGTTAATCAATGCATTTCTACTTATCACACAAATTTGACTAATTACTGAATTTCAAAATTCGATTATCTGTACAAACAATTTCTGAAGTATCTAAAAATTACTTCCTATAACGTGATCaaaattatttattgcaaataacAAATAACATTACGCAAATAAGATAATTTCCATTAAATAATTCTTGTCCCTCTgccaatttattagcgaagTATATCATTCTTTCTGAGTTCACAAATAATTCTTCATTTTTTCAAAAAAACATACTTTCCTAAATTGTGTCACTTTCCAAATATATGTGCGACACATTTACGAAGGAAACGACCTCAGATAATTTTTTATCACGGAACAAATTGTTTACTCTCAATCGATCGTTAACTCTAGATTAATGCATAAAACTATAGTTTCGCGTTTCATATTGGCCAACATGCGACATCACGTGACATTTTCCCGCGTTCCTCTGTCGCACCGAACGCGTCGATTCAAGAGTAAGCGTTAGACGCGTCGCGACTACTTGCAGCGAAAGCGATTCTACATCTACTTCTCAATGAATTACCCTGCTGGCGAATCTGTCGTGGGATGCAGCTGCATCGTCAACTCTCCAAGCTTGTTGAATGCTGCCCCGGCCGCGGTGAAGATCTCACCAACCTGAAATACAGCAATGAGATACGCTCTTCGAGTCTTCGATACATGTAATTAACACAGTATTTAATATATCTTTTTTCCCGCGCGAATTTCGTCGAACCATTGAATCAGCAAAATTCGTCACAGCACTAAGTTTAGCGAGAGATGGGATAAGATGGTAAAGAAAATGTTTTTCTCGTCATGATCATAACCTAACCTTCTGACCGCTCACAGACTCCATGCTAGAGTACTCGAGGGTAAAAGCACGTGACTCGCG contains:
- the LOC143185612 gene encoding BPTF-associated chromatin complex component 1, giving the protein MNSASKVGEIFTAAGAAFNKLGELTMQLHPTTDSPAGKWTDEEIEMLRHSVKTFSEDLNKISEHIKGRTVSQIRTTLKKKSFEEAGVPIRQQMLSQQQSSQQSAVVQQQQVKQQAGNQGLMGKSAEVTLNMLNAPESEVDVEGLPEECQVKLEFEGATEEVAS